One window from the genome of Streptomyces cadmiisoli encodes:
- the queC gene encoding 7-cyano-7-deazaguanine synthase QueC, whose protein sequence is MDRPAIVLLSGGLDSTTVLAIAKDQGFTPYALSFRYGQRHSIELEAAKRVAEVQGVARHVIADIDLRVFGGSALTADIEVPKHESLDDLEDGGVPITYVPARNTIFLSFALAFAETVGASDIFTGVTAVDYSGYPDCRPEYMDAFATMANLATRAGVEGTSRMTLHSPLIAMSKADIVREGLRLGVDYSLTSSCYDPDDQGQACGKCDTCLLRLKGFAEAGVTDPVRYQSA, encoded by the coding sequence ATGGACCGTCCCGCGATCGTGTTGCTGAGCGGCGGCCTGGACTCGACCACGGTGCTGGCCATCGCCAAGGACCAGGGGTTCACTCCCTATGCGCTCAGCTTCCGCTATGGCCAGCGGCACAGCATCGAACTGGAAGCTGCCAAGCGCGTTGCCGAGGTCCAGGGGGTGGCCCGGCACGTCATCGCCGACATCGATCTGCGGGTCTTCGGTGGCTCTGCCCTGACCGCCGACATCGAGGTTCCCAAGCACGAGTCGCTGGATGACCTCGAGGACGGCGGGGTGCCGATCACCTACGTGCCGGCCCGCAACACGATCTTCCTGTCGTTCGCACTGGCTTTCGCCGAGACCGTAGGCGCCAGCGACATCTTCACGGGAGTCACCGCCGTGGACTACAGCGGCTACCCCGACTGCCGCCCCGAGTACATGGACGCCTTTGCCACCATGGCGAACCTGGCGACCCGGGCCGGCGTGGAGGGCACCTCCCGGATGACGCTGCACTCCCCCCTGATCGCCATGTCGAAGGCCGACATCGTGCGCGAAGGCCTGCGTCTGGGCGTGGACTACTCCCTCACGTCCTCCTGCTACGACCCCGATGACCAGGGCCAGGCCTGCGGCAAGTGCGACACGTGCCTGCTGCGCCTGAAGGGCTTCGCCGAAGCCGGCGTCACCGACCCTGTCCGGTACCAGAGCGCCTGA
- the queE gene encoding 7-carboxy-7-deazaguanine synthase produces the protein MTYLIKEIFYTLQGEGSHAGRPAVFCRFSRCNLWTGREADRSRAICQFCDTDFVGTDGEGGGRFGTAEDLADAVEAAWPSTDRAHRFVVCTGGEPLLQLDEGAIAALHGRGFEVAVETNGTRPAPRSIDWLCVSPKIGSDLVLTSGDELKLVYPQAGGDPAQFEGLDFEHFRLQPLDDAHREDHTRAAVEYCMKNPRWTLSLQTHKYLGIQ, from the coding sequence ATGACCTATCTGATCAAAGAGATCTTCTACACCCTGCAGGGAGAGGGCAGCCACGCAGGGCGCCCGGCGGTCTTCTGCCGTTTTTCCCGCTGCAACCTGTGGACCGGCCGGGAGGCAGATCGCTCCCGCGCCATCTGCCAGTTCTGCGACACCGACTTCGTCGGCACCGACGGGGAAGGAGGCGGCCGGTTCGGCACTGCGGAGGATCTCGCCGATGCCGTCGAGGCCGCCTGGCCCAGCACCGACCGTGCCCACCGGTTCGTGGTGTGTACCGGCGGCGAGCCCCTGCTGCAGTTGGACGAGGGCGCCATCGCCGCCCTGCACGGCCGTGGCTTCGAAGTAGCGGTGGAAACCAATGGCACCCGGCCGGCTCCCCGCAGTATCGACTGGCTGTGCGTCAGCCCCAAGATCGGCTCCGACCTGGTCCTGACCAGCGGGGATGAACTGAAGCTGGTCTACCCCCAGGCCGGCGGCGACCCGGCTCAGTTCGAGGGGCTCGACTTCGAGCACTTTCGGCTGCAGCCGCTGGATGACGCCCATCGTGAGGACCACACCCGCGCTGCTGTCGAGTACTGCATGAAGAACCCGCGCTGGACACTCTCTCTCCAGACGCACAAGTATCTGGGAATTCAGTAA
- the queD gene encoding 6-carboxytetrahydropterin synthase QueD, with the protein MEIFREFTFEAAHRLPRVPEGHKCARLHGHSYKVTVHVEAPVDPKAGWVMDFGDIKQAFKPIDAQLDHYYLNDIEGLENPTSENLARWIWDRMAAELPALSAITVRETCTSGCTYRGE; encoded by the coding sequence ATGGAAATCTTTCGCGAGTTCACCTTCGAAGCAGCCCACCGTCTGCCGCGCGTGCCCGAGGGCCACAAGTGCGCCCGACTGCACGGCCACTCCTACAAGGTCACCGTGCACGTGGAGGCACCCGTCGATCCAAAGGCGGGCTGGGTGATGGACTTCGGCGACATCAAGCAGGCTTTTAAGCCGATTGATGCACAACTCGACCATTACTACCTGAACGACATCGAAGGTCTGGAAAACCCCACCAGCGAGAACCTGGCCCGCTGGATCTGGGACCGGATGGCCGCAGAACTCCCTGCTCTGTCGGCAATCACCGTGCGCGAGACCTGCACCTCCGGTTGCACCTACCGAGGCGAGTAG
- a CDS encoding GTP cyclohydrolase I FolE2, translating to MHDIQNEVDHRGVAIDEVGISGLRYPVTFDDGHTRQHGIADISVTVGLQADRRGTHMSRMIALVHEEVATLAPQELPIALKRGLALLEAPTLAIALSLPVATAVTAPASQRQSWQTHDVTITGRITADTCTVATTVTTDVTSLCPCSKAISDYGAHNQRSEVTLTVTGTADAPYPLEIHEIVDLLRSSGSAPVLPLIKRPDERVVTMQAYDHPVFVEDIIRDISLVCREKGLKHAIRAKNLESIHSHDAIASLTFSG from the coding sequence ATGCACGACATTCAAAACGAGGTCGACCACCGCGGCGTAGCCATCGACGAAGTAGGGATCAGCGGCCTGCGCTACCCCGTCACGTTCGATGACGGCCACACGCGCCAGCACGGTATCGCCGACATCAGCGTCACCGTTGGCCTGCAGGCCGACCGGCGCGGCACCCACATGAGCCGCATGATCGCCCTGGTACACGAGGAGGTGGCCACCCTCGCCCCGCAAGAGTTGCCCATCGCCCTCAAACGAGGGCTCGCTCTGCTCGAAGCCCCCACCTTGGCCATCGCACTGTCCCTGCCCGTCGCCACGGCCGTGACCGCACCCGCAAGTCAGCGGCAGTCGTGGCAAACCCACGACGTCACCATCACCGGCCGCATCACCGCCGACACCTGCACCGTCGCGACCACAGTGACCACCGACGTCACCAGTCTGTGCCCGTGTTCGAAGGCCATCTCCGACTACGGGGCCCACAACCAGCGCAGCGAAGTCACCCTCACGGTCACTGGGACCGCCGACGCGCCCTACCCCCTGGAGATCCACGAAATCGTCGATCTGCTGCGCAGTTCCGGTTCTGCCCCCGTCTTGCCCCTCATCAAGCGGCCCGACGAACGCGTCGTCACCATGCAGGCTTACGACCATCCCGTTTTTGTCGAAGACATCATTCGCGATATAAGCCTGGTATGCCGTGAAAAGGGCCTAAAGCATGCGATCAGGGCGAAGAATCTGGAAAGCATTCATAGCCACGACGCCATTGCCAGCCTGACCTTCTCTGGCTGA
- a CDS encoding VUT family protein, with the protein MKSPAPAGIATLIAYIATIPAANLAVTHFGAIPVGLGYVAPAGVYLVGLALVLRDLAREAVGRGAILAAIAVGTVLSYLLADPSLATASAIAFAVAETMDFVVYEPLRKRGLLVAILASNAVGLLADSLLFLHLAFGSFNFLPGQILGKAWMTFAAVAVLALLRRRSRAIA; encoded by the coding sequence GTGAAGTCTCCCGCTCCTGCCGGTATTGCCACACTCATCGCTTACATCGCCACTATTCCGGCCGCCAACTTGGCCGTCACCCATTTCGGCGCGATACCCGTCGGCCTCGGCTACGTGGCGCCTGCCGGTGTCTACCTCGTCGGCCTGGCGCTTGTCTTGCGCGACCTTGCACGGGAGGCGGTCGGCCGAGGCGCCATCCTCGCCGCCATAGCCGTCGGCACCGTTCTCTCCTACCTTCTCGCTGACCCCAGCCTCGCCACCGCGTCAGCGATCGCCTTCGCCGTCGCTGAAACCATGGACTTCGTCGTCTACGAACCCCTGCGCAAGCGAGGACTACTGGTCGCAATACTGGCCTCGAACGCCGTCGGACTTCTGGCCGACAGCCTCTTGTTCCTCCACCTTGCCTTCGGCTCCTTCAATTTCCTGCCTGGACAAATCCTCGGCAAAGCGTGGATGACCTTCGCAGCCGTCGCAGTCCTGGCGCTACTGCGCCGCCGCTCACGCGCTATCGCCTGA
- a CDS encoding 3-oxoacyl-ACP synthase III family protein, which yields MPRWELAPVSPSSVALALPDRVVTNAELCETLDTTPEWIEKKTGIRERRFLEPHESVLDLAAEAAEKALAADGVRPREVDVLLVACTTPDWIMPSLGVSLAERLGIETPRIIDLTQHACASAAYGIYTAACLLQEPGLETALVVCAERGSGITDPDDRVTRIFFGDAAGAVVLRKSDGPDGLLSYDLGNVFSDAVRLPNHWRLHQEVPTSTTDTPRSPYIFMDGNVVLREAMTRVPKSLGEALSTAGVTVDEVSGFAVHQANAKLVRQIGRMAGADPERVPVTADTLGNTAAASPLTALWRLAHEGRARRGDHIVLGAIGAGFLFGSLVFRLAGDVVAAEVEGTDWGSGGG from the coding sequence ATGCCCAGGTGGGAACTCGCACCCGTCAGCCCCAGCAGCGTCGCCCTGGCACTGCCCGACAGGGTGGTCACCAACGCCGAGCTCTGCGAGACGCTGGACACCACGCCGGAGTGGATAGAGAAGAAGACGGGGATCCGCGAACGCCGTTTCCTCGAGCCGCACGAAAGCGTGCTGGACCTCGCCGCCGAGGCCGCCGAGAAGGCCCTCGCGGCGGACGGCGTCCGGCCCCGCGAGGTCGACGTCCTGCTCGTCGCCTGCACCACCCCGGACTGGATCATGCCCTCGCTGGGAGTGAGCCTGGCCGAGCGCCTGGGCATCGAGACCCCGCGGATCATCGACCTCACCCAGCACGCCTGCGCCTCCGCCGCCTACGGCATCTACACCGCCGCCTGCCTCCTCCAGGAGCCGGGCCTGGAGACCGCCCTGGTCGTCTGCGCCGAGCGCGGCTCCGGGATCACCGACCCCGACGACCGCGTCACCAGGATCTTCTTCGGCGACGCGGCGGGCGCGGTGGTCCTGCGCAAGTCGGACGGCCCCGACGGGCTGCTCAGCTACGACCTGGGCAACGTCTTCTCGGACGCCGTACGCCTGCCGAACCACTGGCGCCTGCACCAGGAGGTCCCCACGTCGACGACGGACACACCCCGGTCGCCGTACATCTTCATGGACGGCAACGTGGTGCTCCGCGAGGCGATGACCCGCGTCCCGAAGTCCCTCGGCGAGGCGCTCTCGACGGCCGGCGTCACCGTGGACGAGGTCAGCGGATTCGCCGTCCACCAGGCGAACGCCAAGCTGGTGAGGCAGATCGGCCGGATGGCCGGCGCGGACCCCGAACGCGTCCCCGTCACCGCCGACACCCTCGGCAACACGGCCGCGGCCTCCCCCCTGACGGCCCTGTGGCGCCTGGCCCACGAGGGCCGGGCCCGCCGAGGCGACCACATCGTCCTGGGCGCGATCGGAGCGGGGTTCCTGTTCGGCTCGTTGGTCTTCCGCCTGGCGGGGGATGTGGTGGCGGCGGAGGTGGAGGGGACGGACTGGGGGTCGGGGGGCGGGTGA
- a CDS encoding arylamine N-acetyltransferase family protein produces MLDEATTAAYLKRISADRPDRPDLAALRHLHERHVMSVPFESLDYHLGREIHYKDERIVDKIVHQRRGGACGETNSSFYFLLQALGFTVHVRHGRVWIDGRLRDPYNHLLVMAEIDGARWLVDVGFGKGSRYPILLDSPEAQDDPHGVFSVRKVDDRAHDILRDGKPQYRVHDDPTALSDFDQVIYWYRTSPDSMLLQNMFCSLPLDDGWVVLKDDVLTVTRGGDRTTEKLAGDAAVLAAYEKWFGITLEKRPAPSIYLRDSVRMAFEEN; encoded by the coding sequence ATGCTGGACGAAGCGACGACGGCCGCCTATCTGAAGCGCATCTCGGCGGACCGCCCGGACCGGCCCGACCTCGCCGCACTGCGGCATCTGCACGAGCGGCACGTGATGTCGGTGCCTTTCGAAAGCCTCGACTACCACCTCGGCAGGGAGATCCACTACAAGGACGAGCGGATCGTCGACAAGATCGTGCACCAGCGCCGGGGCGGCGCCTGCGGCGAGACCAACTCCTCCTTCTACTTCCTGCTCCAGGCCCTCGGCTTCACCGTGCACGTCCGCCACGGGCGCGTGTGGATCGACGGCCGGCTGCGCGACCCGTACAACCACCTGCTGGTCATGGCGGAGATCGACGGCGCGCGCTGGCTCGTCGACGTCGGGTTCGGCAAGGGCAGCCGCTATCCGATCCTGCTCGACTCGCCCGAGGCGCAGGACGACCCGCACGGCGTCTTCTCGGTCCGGAAGGTGGACGACCGCGCCCACGACATCCTGCGCGACGGGAAACCGCAGTACCGCGTCCACGACGATCCGACCGCCCTGTCCGACTTCGACCAGGTCATCTACTGGTACCGGACCAGCCCCGACTCGATGCTCCTGCAGAACATGTTCTGCTCGCTGCCCCTGGACGACGGCTGGGTCGTCCTCAAGGACGACGTGCTGACCGTCACCAGGGGAGGCGACCGGACGACCGAGAAACTCGCCGGCGACGCCGCGGTGCTGGCGGCGTACGAGAAGTGGTTCGGGATCACGCTGGAGAAACGGCCCGCCCCGAGCATCTATCTCCGGGACTCGGTACGCATGGCGTTCGAGGAGAACTGA
- a CDS encoding arylamine N-acetyltransferase family protein yields the protein MLDKKTVAAYLDRISARHPRRLDAETLRHLHERHVLSVPFDNLDYHRGAEICMDERAVDKVVHEHRGGLCGEINTAFWFLLRSLGYDVTLHQGRVHIGDGVTTPPYHHILMTVAVDGQRWIADIGFGKSSRQPLRLGTEDAQPDPHGEFHVRRLDRRSVEVLRNGTPQYVLHEEPVELIDFRQTMWWYRTSPDSPFLQNLVCSLPLENGWVSLRDDVLTVTTGDERRTEKLADDAAVLAAYDKWFGIRLEERPVPSPHLNNSLRFSFDT from the coding sequence GTGCTGGACAAGAAGACCGTCGCCGCCTACCTGGACCGCATCTCGGCGCGGCACCCCAGGCGCCTGGACGCCGAGACCCTGCGTCACCTGCACGAACGGCATGTGCTGTCGGTGCCCTTCGACAACCTCGACTACCACCGCGGCGCCGAGATCTGCATGGACGAACGGGCTGTGGACAAGGTCGTCCACGAGCACCGCGGCGGACTGTGCGGTGAGATCAACACCGCGTTCTGGTTCCTGCTCCGGTCACTGGGCTACGACGTGACCCTGCACCAGGGCCGGGTGCACATCGGGGACGGCGTCACGACACCGCCGTACCACCACATCCTGATGACGGTGGCCGTCGACGGGCAGCGGTGGATCGCCGACATCGGGTTCGGCAAGAGCAGCCGGCAGCCGCTGCGCCTCGGCACCGAGGACGCCCAGCCCGACCCGCACGGCGAGTTCCACGTCCGGCGCCTGGACCGGCGGTCCGTCGAAGTGCTGCGCAACGGGACACCGCAGTACGTCCTCCACGAGGAACCCGTCGAACTGATCGACTTCCGGCAGACGATGTGGTGGTACCGCACCAGCCCCGACTCCCCGTTCCTCCAGAACCTGGTCTGCTCGCTGCCCCTGGAGAACGGCTGGGTCAGCCTGCGCGACGACGTGCTGACCGTCACCACCGGGGACGAGCGGCGCACCGAGAAGCTCGCCGACGACGCCGCGGTCCTGGCGGCGTACGACAAGTGGTTCGGGATCAGGCTGGAGGAGCGTCCGGTACCGAGCCCGCACCTGAACAACTCGCTCCGTTTCTCGTTCGACACCTGA
- a CDS encoding amidohydrolase family protein, giving the protein MPESTAAPASKPWSRAIDVHHHILPDFYLGELENLGVATILPGIERPTWNARKSLDMMDRHGIRGAVVSVWPGVPATLEAKPAAEFARRVNEYLAELAAAHPGRFGAFATLPFPHMDLVLQEFEYAADTLGLDGVGLVSNYAGLYVGDRAMDPLFAAAARRRSPLFVHPTLPPATDQPGLGLPASLYEFPFETVRVASQLLYNQTLERFPELPVILPHGGGGVPFYAGRLACGGLISPPLAERLPADPVGSLRRLYVDIAMTGDPHALAALRSFAPATRILVGSDFPLMPESYTLDTGHQVVRYGGFGAEDRARLDHGNAEALFPRFTGKDV; this is encoded by the coding sequence ATGCCGGAAAGCACAGCGGCGCCCGCGTCGAAGCCGTGGTCGCGGGCCATCGACGTACATCACCACATCCTGCCGGACTTCTATCTCGGTGAACTGGAGAACCTGGGCGTAGCGACCATTCTGCCCGGGATCGAAAGGCCGACCTGGAACGCGCGCAAAAGCCTCGACATGATGGACCGCCATGGCATTCGCGGCGCGGTGGTGAGCGTGTGGCCGGGTGTGCCGGCCACCCTGGAGGCGAAGCCGGCCGCGGAATTCGCCCGCCGGGTGAACGAATACCTCGCCGAACTGGCCGCCGCGCACCCCGGCCGCTTCGGCGCCTTCGCCACCCTGCCCTTTCCCCATATGGACCTCGTACTCCAGGAATTCGAGTACGCGGCCGACACTCTCGGCCTGGACGGCGTGGGGCTCGTCAGCAACTACGCCGGGCTGTACGTGGGGGACCGGGCGATGGACCCGCTCTTCGCCGCCGCGGCCCGCCGGCGCAGCCCGCTGTTCGTGCACCCGACCCTCCCCCCGGCCACCGACCAGCCCGGCCTCGGCCTGCCCGCCTCGCTCTACGAGTTCCCCTTCGAGACGGTCCGGGTGGCCAGCCAACTCCTCTACAACCAGACGCTGGAGAGGTTCCCCGAACTGCCGGTGATCCTGCCGCACGGCGGGGGCGGCGTCCCCTTCTACGCCGGCCGGCTCGCCTGCGGCGGACTGATCAGCCCGCCCCTGGCCGAGCGGCTCCCCGCCGACCCCGTCGGATCGCTGCGGCGGCTCTACGTCGACATCGCCATGACCGGCGACCCGCACGCGCTCGCCGCCCTGCGGTCCTTCGCGCCGGCCACCCGGATCCTGGTCGGCTCGGACTTCCCGCTCATGCCGGAGTCGTACACCCTCGACACCGGTCACCAGGTGGTGCGGTACGGCGGGTTCGGCGCCGAGGACCGGGCGCGGCTCGACCACGGCAACGCCGAGGCACTCTTCCCGCGCTTCACCGGAAAGGACGTGTGA
- a CDS encoding YybH family protein, translating into MVNPTGEQIALPTDPAELPAAFEQAFNSGSIEGIRQLFDPQAVRVLSPGHAQSGEQMWKAAAETLPERLPVKLSVRHIYTAGDTALMICDYVHEGTGPDGKHLRLEGTAADILRRGSDGVWRCLISNPPGTSRA; encoded by the coding sequence ATGGTGAATCCCACAGGCGAGCAGATCGCCCTTCCGACCGATCCCGCGGAGCTTCCCGCCGCCTTCGAGCAGGCATTCAACTCGGGCAGCATCGAAGGCATCCGGCAGCTCTTCGACCCGCAGGCCGTCCGTGTGCTCTCACCCGGCCATGCCCAGAGCGGTGAGCAGATGTGGAAGGCGGCGGCGGAGACACTGCCCGAGCGCCTGCCCGTCAAGCTGTCGGTCCGCCACATCTACACGGCCGGCGACACGGCCCTCATGATCTGCGACTACGTGCACGAGGGAACCGGTCCGGACGGCAAGCACCTGCGTCTGGAAGGCACCGCCGCGGACATCCTGCGGCGCGGCTCCGACGGCGTCTGGCGCTGCCTGATCAGCAATCCGCCCGGCACGAGCCGGGCCTGA
- a CDS encoding flavodoxin family protein: protein MVKVAIIFHSRSGNIFRLASAAAAAAEKAGAEPKLLKVPELPDPMVLDKEAYAELGEATRDIPVATLEDLVEADAIMIGTPVHFGLPAPQLLHFFDRSGPVAIPGKLANKVATVFASGSAAHAGQQATIMAVHNVLCHWGCLIVPNGSSVEVLASEHNGSPYGTCSISRHAPDNVHEDNLRAIEYQTLRLVEVATAYGIGLGQTESAIEYVDMGFLMKKFPRLSVD, encoded by the coding sequence ATGGTCAAAGTGGCCATCATCTTCCATTCCCGGAGCGGAAACATCTTCCGGCTGGCGTCGGCGGCGGCCGCGGCGGCGGAGAAGGCGGGCGCGGAGCCGAAGCTGCTGAAGGTTCCCGAGCTGCCCGACCCGATGGTGCTGGACAAGGAGGCCTACGCCGAACTGGGCGAGGCCACCCGCGACATCCCGGTCGCGACGCTGGAGGACCTCGTCGAGGCGGACGCGATCATGATCGGCACGCCGGTCCACTTCGGTCTGCCGGCGCCGCAGCTCCTGCACTTCTTCGACCGGTCCGGGCCGGTCGCGATCCCGGGAAAGCTGGCGAACAAGGTCGCGACGGTGTTCGCCTCCGGCTCGGCCGCGCACGCCGGGCAGCAGGCGACGATCATGGCCGTGCACAACGTGCTGTGCCACTGGGGCTGCCTGATCGTGCCGAACGGTTCGAGCGTGGAGGTCCTGGCGTCCGAGCACAACGGTTCGCCGTACGGCACGTGCAGCATCTCCCGGCACGCGCCCGACAATGTGCACGAGGACAACCTGCGGGCGATCGAGTACCAGACCCTGCGCCTGGTGGAGGTCGCCACCGCCTACGGGATCGGGCTCGGGCAGACCGAATCCGCCATCGAGTACGTCGACATGGGCTTCCTGATGAAGAAGTTCCCCCGTCTGTCCGTGGACTGA
- a CDS encoding NAD(P)-dependent oxidoreductase, translating to MQEELVKLVMFGANGPTGRLATEQALAEGHSVTAVTRRPDAFPLSGAGLTVVGADILDPDAVDRAVAGHDAVLSTVGVPYTKEPVTVYSAGTANVVKAMQTHGIRRLVCVSSIGVNYEDAPGEAFIFRKVIVPVLLKMGRPLYEDAARMEDVVRGSGLDWTIIRPAGLFDATTTTDYIVSEPRHPGWFTSRKDLADALVREGVDDRNPGSVVEVITTQGVPSYFQVFMKEALHIGGSKK from the coding sequence TTGCAGGAGGAACTCGTGAAACTGGTCATGTTCGGCGCGAACGGCCCGACCGGACGGCTGGCCACCGAGCAGGCGCTCGCCGAGGGCCATTCCGTCACCGCCGTGACCCGCCGGCCCGACGCGTTCCCGCTGAGCGGCGCCGGGCTGACCGTGGTCGGGGCGGACATCCTGGACCCCGACGCGGTGGACCGTGCGGTGGCCGGTCACGACGCGGTCCTGTCGACCGTCGGTGTGCCGTACACCAAGGAGCCGGTGACGGTGTACTCGGCGGGCACCGCGAACGTCGTCAAGGCGATGCAGACGCACGGCATCCGCCGCCTGGTCTGCGTCAGTTCGATCGGGGTGAACTACGAGGACGCCCCGGGCGAGGCCTTCATCTTCCGGAAGGTGATCGTGCCGGTGCTGCTCAAGATGGGCCGCCCTCTCTACGAGGACGCGGCGCGGATGGAGGACGTGGTGCGCGGCAGCGGACTGGACTGGACGATCATCCGCCCGGCCGGTCTCTTCGACGCGACCACCACGACCGACTACATCGTCAGCGAGCCCCGCCACCCGGGCTGGTTCACCTCGCGCAAGGACCTGGCGGACGCGCTGGTGCGCGAGGGCGTCGACGACCGCAATCCCGGTTCCGTCGTCGAGGTCATCACCACCCAGGGCGTGCCCAGCTACTTCCAGGTGTTCATGAAGGAAGCGCTGCACATCGGCGGCAGCAAGAAGTAG
- a CDS encoding 3-oxoacyl-ACP synthase III family protein, with translation MITCGAAQGARGVLGTGAYVPSRVIDNKDMSSLVGVSEEAILRKTAIRERRWAKPEEATSDLAVAAARAALEQAGIGAADLGLIVVATSTPDSPQPATACVVADELGAGHGTAAFDVNSVCSGFAFALSIADRMLAGTSAEYALVIGADVYSRILSPTDRRTTVLFGDGAGAVVLGPGGRQRLLSTRLASFGTARDLIGVPGGGSRMPATQETLREGRQYFAMDGRGVTEFVETRVVPGIEQFLADNGVRRDRTVHFVPHQANGRLLETMSRRLGIPSERMATTVTRYGNTGAASVPITLDQLARSGTVADGDLVLLAAFGGGMSMGLTLLRAG, from the coding sequence ATGATCACATGCGGTGCCGCCCAGGGTGCACGGGGCGTGCTCGGTACGGGGGCCTACGTACCCAGTCGCGTCATCGACAACAAGGACATGAGCAGCCTGGTCGGGGTCTCCGAGGAGGCCATCCTGCGCAAGACGGCGATCCGTGAACGGCGTTGGGCCAAGCCCGAGGAGGCCACCTCGGACCTCGCCGTGGCCGCCGCCCGGGCCGCACTCGAACAGGCCGGCATCGGCGCCGCCGACCTCGGCCTCATCGTCGTGGCGACCTCCACCCCGGACTCCCCGCAGCCCGCGACGGCCTGTGTCGTCGCCGACGAACTGGGCGCCGGCCACGGCACCGCCGCCTTCGACGTGAACTCGGTGTGCAGCGGCTTCGCCTTCGCGCTGTCCATCGCCGACCGGATGCTCGCCGGCACCTCGGCCGAGTACGCCCTGGTCATCGGCGCCGACGTGTACTCGCGCATCCTCTCGCCCACCGACCGCCGCACGACGGTGCTGTTCGGGGACGGCGCCGGGGCCGTCGTGCTCGGCCCGGGCGGCCGGCAGCGGCTGCTCTCCACCCGGCTGGCCAGCTTCGGCACCGCCCGCGACCTCATCGGCGTACCCGGCGGAGGCAGCCGGATGCCCGCGACCCAGGAGACGCTGCGCGAGGGCAGGCAGTACTTCGCCATGGACGGCCGGGGCGTGACCGAGTTCGTGGAGACCCGGGTCGTCCCCGGCATCGAGCAGTTCCTCGCGGACAACGGGGTGCGGCGCGACCGGACGGTGCACTTCGTCCCGCACCAGGCGAACGGACGGCTCCTGGAGACCATGTCCCGGCGCCTGGGCATCCCCTCGGAACGGATGGCCACCACGGTGACGCGCTACGGCAACACCGGCGCGGCCTCCGTCCCCATCACCCTGGACCAGCTGGCCCGTTCGGGCACGGTGGCCGACGGTGACCTGGTGCTGCTGGCGGCGTTCGGCGGCGGCATGTCCATGGGGCTGACCCTGCTGCGGGCCGGCTGA
- a CDS encoding TetR/AcrR family transcriptional regulator C-terminal domain-containing protein: protein MSKPRSRGRASSGAAQSVWLRQPPTPRNEPPLSRERITEAAVALLDEEGMERLTMRRLAERLGAGATTLYWHIDTKDDVIDLAIDAIFAEAPLPDPGTGSWQENVVALLSGCRDMLLRHPWSAALPLRQRPSIGPNFLAWLEFLQATLARAGFEGRQVQAACWVLYNHVQGSTASQSSLRWTSDERTAAQERLTLQKDRYPTLSTYEYMLDDDWEQNFRLGLKYLLDGLDAQLAPGA from the coding sequence GTGAGCAAGCCACGGAGCCGCGGTCGCGCGAGCTCCGGTGCCGCACAGAGCGTCTGGCTGCGGCAGCCGCCGACACCGCGCAACGAGCCGCCGCTGTCCAGGGAGCGCATCACCGAGGCGGCCGTCGCCCTGCTCGACGAGGAGGGCATGGAGCGGCTGACCATGCGCCGTCTCGCGGAGCGACTCGGCGCGGGTGCCACGACGCTGTACTGGCACATCGACACCAAGGACGACGTCATCGACCTGGCGATCGACGCCATCTTCGCCGAGGCCCCGCTCCCCGACCCGGGGACCGGCAGCTGGCAGGAGAATGTGGTGGCACTCCTCTCCGGATGCCGGGACATGCTGCTGCGGCACCCGTGGTCCGCGGCGCTGCCCCTGCGGCAACGGCCCTCGATCGGACCGAACTTCCTCGCATGGCTGGAGTTCCTCCAGGCGACGCTGGCGCGGGCCGGATTCGAGGGGCGGCAGGTCCAGGCCGCCTGCTGGGTACTGTACAACCACGTCCAGGGTTCCACCGCGAGCCAGTCGAGCCTGCGCTGGACGAGCGACGAACGGACCGCCGCGCAGGAGCGGTTGACCCTGCAGAAGGACCGGTACCCCACCCTCAGCACGTACGAGTACATGCTCGACGACGACTGGGAGCAGAACTTCCGACTGGGCCTGAAGTACCTCCTCGACGGCCTGGACGCCCAGCTCGCGCCCGGAGCCTGA